The proteins below come from a single Dehalococcoidia bacterium genomic window:
- a CDS encoding dihydropteroate synthase, with product MFIPIGECIHIINKEVRAAIDNRDADFIRKLAIKQVDCGAKMLDLNIGPQKKAGPEIMDWIVNAVQEVVDVPLSLDTTNAEAIEAGLKVCKRKPIINSTNADPKRMSVLFPLAAKYDVGIITLTLRATGLPVSADERAQILVEDLLPAAEAAGLPMQNIYVDPLAMTVNGTQEHAPEVLQTALVVKSIMEPPLHMTCGLSNVSNGAPADVRKVLNRVYLVMLMGAGMDTAILDPLDKELMDTIRILENRDDSTPAGKAYLALYDACAAGDEFDTSILDMSDAKQAELAKTVAILNNKMIYAHNYLQL from the coding sequence ATGTTCATACCTATCGGCGAATGCATTCATATTATCAATAAAGAGGTCAGGGCCGCCATCGATAATCGCGATGCGGACTTCATCCGGAAACTGGCCATTAAGCAGGTTGACTGCGGGGCTAAAATGCTCGACCTTAACATCGGCCCGCAGAAGAAGGCCGGGCCGGAGATAATGGACTGGATTGTCAACGCCGTTCAGGAGGTCGTTGACGTTCCGCTGTCGCTGGACACGACCAACGCAGAGGCCATCGAGGCCGGGCTTAAAGTTTGTAAGCGCAAGCCTATCATCAACAGCACCAACGCCGACCCCAAGCGAATGAGCGTGCTGTTCCCCCTCGCCGCTAAGTATGATGTAGGCATCATTACGTTGACGCTTCGCGCCACCGGATTGCCCGTCAGCGCCGACGAGCGGGCTCAGATACTGGTCGAGGACCTGCTGCCCGCGGCCGAGGCTGCCGGACTGCCGATGCAAAATATCTACGTCGACCCGCTGGCTATGACGGTGAACGGCACGCAGGAGCACGCGCCCGAGGTGCTACAGACAGCACTGGTGGTTAAATCGATAATGGAGCCGCCGCTGCATATGACCTGCGGGCTCTCCAACGTCTCCAACGGCGCCCCCGCCGACGTGCGCAAGGTGCTAAACCGCGTCTACTTAGTAATGCTCATGGGTGCCGGCATGGATACAGCCATACTCGATCCGCTGGATAAAGAGCTGATGGACACGATCAGAATCCTGGAGAACCGCGATGATTCGACCCCTGCAGGGAAAGCATATTTAGCCCTGTATGACGCCTGTGCCGCGGGCGATGAATTCGACACATCGATACTCGACATGAGCGATGCCAAACAGGCCGAGCTGGCCAAGACCGTCGCGATACTGAATAACAAGATGATCTACGCCCACAACTACCTGCAGCTATAA
- the mutL gene encoding DNA mismatch repair endonuclease MutL, whose product MPIEVLAPEVIAQIAAGEVVERPASVVKELIENAIDAGSTQIKVEVKQGGVKFIRVADNGSGISSNEASLAFRRHATSKVRDSSDLENISTLGFRGEALPSIAAVSHVDIITKTNNDSVGTHLVLRAGEITGQGRGAGTQGTSVTVENLFRNVPARLKFLKSVSTENAHISDLVSQYSMAYPEIRFELTSDGKVVLQTPGNGSLRDVLVAVYGLKTAEAMIQVGDGGSQVYGFVSPPSLARSRRDSLSFFVNRRWVKSGLLIRATEEAYSGLLMTGKHPIAVLNISVPPDDIDVNVHPAKTEVRFRSEGEVFTLVQRAVRAALVAESSVPDAKRAPRPIGSTSAVVGAGRAALQERLFEEPTHTQGQQTPRVLPESRLPILRIIGQLAATYIVAEGPDGMYLIDQHAAHERILFEKVMAQRARRDVAVQGMLEHVSIEFSPRQESMLKRAQEALKSYGFAVEPFGGQTYLVRTAPALLGEGDIIKAVHEIVDTFSEEGDRSKAEEKIAASIACHGAVRAGKVLTMDEMTRLVLDLENAESPHTCPHGRPTMIRFSSSQLERDFGRMA is encoded by the coding sequence ATGCCCATAGAAGTCTTAGCTCCGGAAGTTATCGCCCAGATAGCTGCCGGTGAAGTAGTAGAACGGCCGGCATCGGTGGTAAAAGAGCTTATAGAGAACGCTATCGATGCCGGTTCAACTCAGATCAAGGTAGAAGTAAAGCAGGGCGGGGTTAAGTTTATCAGAGTCGCTGACAACGGCTCCGGGATATCCTCTAATGAAGCATCTCTCGCGTTCCGACGCCATGCCACCAGCAAGGTTCGTGACAGTTCAGACCTCGAAAACATTTCCACCCTTGGTTTCAGAGGCGAAGCGCTCCCAAGTATAGCGGCCGTATCTCATGTTGACATAATCACCAAAACGAATAACGATTCGGTCGGTACGCACTTAGTTCTGCGCGCCGGGGAGATAACCGGGCAAGGGCGCGGAGCCGGCACTCAGGGAACCTCGGTAACCGTAGAGAATCTCTTTCGAAACGTGCCTGCGCGCCTAAAATTCCTCAAGTCGGTCTCTACCGAAAACGCACACATATCGGATCTTGTCAGCCAGTACAGTATGGCTTATCCGGAGATCAGGTTCGAGCTCACGTCCGATGGCAAGGTGGTTCTACAGACGCCGGGCAATGGCAGCCTGCGCGACGTTCTTGTCGCGGTATACGGGCTGAAAACGGCCGAGGCTATGATACAGGTCGGGGACGGCGGCTCGCAGGTATACGGATTCGTCAGTCCACCCTCCCTCGCACGCTCCCGCCGCGACAGCTTGAGCTTCTTCGTTAACCGCAGGTGGGTGAAGAGCGGACTTTTGATCCGGGCGACCGAAGAAGCATACTCAGGTTTGCTCATGACAGGAAAACATCCCATTGCTGTCTTAAACATTTCTGTTCCTCCCGACGATATTGATGTCAACGTCCATCCGGCAAAAACCGAGGTCAGGTTTCGCAGCGAGGGGGAGGTGTTCACACTCGTGCAGCGGGCGGTGCGGGCGGCGCTTGTCGCGGAATCGTCTGTGCCCGATGCGAAAAGGGCGCCGCGTCCTATAGGTTCGACCAGTGCGGTGGTCGGGGCAGGTCGAGCCGCGCTCCAGGAGCGACTGTTTGAGGAGCCAACTCATACGCAGGGGCAGCAAACCCCCAGGGTGTTGCCGGAATCGCGCTTGCCGATACTGCGCATCATCGGGCAGCTCGCTGCCACCTACATCGTAGCCGAGGGGCCAGACGGCATGTATCTAATCGACCAGCACGCCGCTCACGAGCGTATCCTGTTCGAGAAGGTGATGGCGCAGCGGGCCAGGCGTGATGTCGCAGTCCAGGGTATGCTTGAGCACGTGAGCATCGAGTTTTCGCCGCGCCAGGAAAGCATGTTAAAAAGGGCTCAGGAAGCGCTGAAATCCTATGGATTCGCCGTCGAGCCGTTCGGCGGACAGACTTATCTGGTGCGCACCGCCCCAGCCTTGCTCGGCGAGGGCGATATCATCAAGGCGGTTCATGAGATAGTCGACACGTTCTCCGAGGAGGGTGACCGGTCGAAGGCGGAAGAGAAGATCGCCGCCTCGATCGCATGCCACGGCGCGGTCAGGGCCGGCAAGGTGTTGACTATGGATGAGATGACGCGTCTTGTCCTCGATCTGGAGAATGCCGAGTCGCCGCATACCTGTCCCCACGGCAGGCCTACGATGATCCGTTTCTCATCATCTCAGCTTGAGCGCGACTTCGGGCGTATGGCATAG